The Taeniopygia guttata chromosome 6, bTaeGut7.mat, whole genome shotgun sequence genome contains a region encoding:
- the ATAD1 gene encoding outer mitochondrial transmembrane helix translocase: MVHAEAFSRPLSRNEVVGLIFRLTIFGAVTYFTIKWMVDAIDPTRKQKVEAQKQAEKLMKQIGVKNVKLTEYEMSIAAHLVDPLSMHVTWSDIAGLDDVITDLKDTVILPIKKKYLFENSRLLQPPKGVLLYGPPGCGKTLIAKATAKEAGCRFINLQPSTLTDKWYGESQKLAAAVFSLAIKLQPSIIFIDEIDSFLRNRSSTDHEATAMMKAQFMSLWDGLDTDYSCQVIVMGATNRPQDLDSAIMRRMPTRFHINQPALKQREAILKLILKNENVDSHVDLLQVAKETDGFSGSDLKEMCRDAALLCVREYVNSACQEDVHDEDEIRPVQQQDLHRAIEKMRKSKDVSMQNLAMEIVFD; encoded by the exons atggTGCACGCCGAGGCGTTCTCGCGGCCCCTGAGCCGCAACGAGGTGGTGGGGCTGATCTTCCGCCTCACCATCTTCGGGGCCGTCACCTACTTCACCATCAAATGGATGGTGGATGCCATCGACCCCACCAGGAAGCAGAAGGTGGAAGCTCAGAAGCAG GCTGAAAAGCTGATGAAGCAGATAGGAGTGAAGAATGTCAAGCTGACTGAGTATGAGATGAGCATTGCTGCCCACCTGGTGGACCCACTCAGCATGCAT GTCACCTGGAGTGATATTGCAGGCTTAGATGATGTCATCACAGATTTGAAAGACACTGTCATTTTGCCCATcaagaagaaatatttgtttGAGAATTCCAGGCTCTTACAGCCCCCAAAAG GAGTCCTTCTCTATGGCCCCCCTGGATGTGGGAAAACCCTGATTGCCAAAGCGACGGCTAAGGAAGCGGGGTGTAGGTTCATCAACCTCCAGCCTTCCACACTGACAGATAAGTGGTATGGAGAATCCCAAAaactggctgctgctgtcttctCCCTGGCCATAAAGCTCCAGCCATCCATCATTTTTATTGATGAAATAg ATTCCTTCCTGCGGAACCGATCCAGCACCGACCACGAGGCCACAGCCATGATGAAAGCCCAGTTCATGAGCCTGTGGGATGGGCTGGACACTGACTACAGCTGCCAG GTGATTGTGATGGGAGCCACCAACAGGCCCCAGGACCTGGACTCTGCCATCATGAGGAGGATGCCCACCCGCTTCCACATCAACCAGCCT GCTCTGAAGCAAAGAGAGGCGATCTTGAAGCTGATTTTGAAGAATGAAAAT GTGGACAGCCACGTGGACCTGCTGCAGGTGGCCAAGGAGACCGACGGCTTCTCGGGCAGCGACCTGAAGGAGATGTGCCGGGACGCGGCGCTGCTCTGCGTGCGGGAGTACGTCAACAGCGCCTGCCAGGAGGACGT ccACGATGAAGATGAGATCCGGCCCGTGCAGCAGCAGGATCTCCACAGGGCCATCGAGAAGATGAGGAAATCCAAGGATGTCTCTATGCAGAACCTGGCCATGGAGATCGTGTTTGATTAA
- the PAPSS2 gene encoding bifunctional 3'-phosphoadenosine 5'-phosphosulfate synthase 2 isoform X3: protein MSGREHTGSTNVVYQAHHVSRSKRGQVVGTRGGFRGCTVWLTGLSGAGKTTIGFALEEYLVAHGIPCYSLDGDNVRHGLNKNLGFSAQDREENIRRIAEVARLFADAGLVCITSFISPFTKDRLNARKIHEAAGLPFFEIFVDAPLNICESRDVKGLYKKARAGEIKGFTGIDSEYEKPKAPELVLKTNIASVSECIQQVVELLQAQNIVPQGSVKDVLELFVPEDKLSSVRAEAEKLPALEITKLDLQWVQVLGEGWATPLTGFMREAEYLQVLHFGTLLNGKRRLVAGAVSLPADGVVNLSIPIVLPLSLEDKQRLEGSEALALSFQGRRVAVLRDPEFFAHRKEERCARVWGTTCPRHPHIQMVMESGDWLVGGDLQVLEKIKWNDGLDQYRLTPLALKQKFREMNADAVFAFQLRNPVHNGHALLMQDTRRQLLERGYKNPVLLLHPLGGWTKDDDVPLEWRMKQHAAVLEEQVLDPKSTIVAIFPSPMLYAGPTEVQWHCRARMVAGANFYIVGRDPAGMPHPDTKQDLYEATHGGKVLSMAPGLTSVEILPFRVAAYNKLKRAMDFYDPKRHDDFDFISGTRMRKLAREGENPPDGFMAPKAWKVLTTYYQSLEKTN from the exons GGATCCACCAACGTGGTTTACCAAGCCCATCATGTCAGCAGGAGTAAGAGAGGACAAGTTGTCGGCACCAGGGGAGGATTCCGAGGCTGCACGGTTTGGCTCACAG GCCTTTCTGGAGCTGGCAAGACAACCATTGGCTTTGCTCTGGAGGAGTACCTGGTGGCTCATGGCATCCCCTGCTACTCCCTGGACGGCGACAACGTCCGGCACGGCTTGAACAAGAACCTGGGCTTCTCCGCCCAGGACCGCGAGGAGAACATCCGGCGCATCGCCGAGGTGGCGCGGCTCTTCGCCGACGCGGGGCTCGTCTGCATCACCAGCTTCATCTCCCCCTTCACCAAG GATCGTCTGAACGCACGGAAAATTCATGAGGCAGCTGGACTACCTTTCTTTGAAATCTTTGTAGATGCTCCTCTAAATATTTGTGAAAGCAGAGATGTGAAGGGCCTGTACAAAAAGGCAAGAGCTGGAGAGATCAAAG GATTCACGGGGATTGACTCAGAGTACGAGAAACCCAAAGCTCCTGAGCTGGTGCTGAAAACAAACATTGCATCGGTGTCTGAGTGCATCCAGCAGGtcgtggagctcctgcaggcacAG aacatcgtgccccagggctcagtcaAGGATGTTCTGGAGCTCTTTGTGCCTGAGGATAAACTCAGCAGTGTCCGGGCTGAGGCAGAGAAGCTGCCAGCACTGGAGATCACTAAG CTGGATCTGCAGTGGGTGCAGGTGCTGGGCGAAGGCTGGGCCACTCCTCTGACAGGATTCATGCGGGAGGCAGAGTACCTGCAAGTGCTGCACTTTGGCACCCTGCTCAACG GAAAGAGGCGCTTGGTAGCTG GCGCTGTCTCTCTCCCGGCAGATGGTGTGGTGAACCTGAGCATCCCCATCGTGCTGCCGCTGTCGTTGGAGGACAAGCAGCGGCTGGAGGGCAGCGAGGCGCTGGCACTCAGCTTCCAGGGCCGGCGGGTGGCTGTGCTGCGTGACCCCGAGTTCTTCGCGCACAGGAAGGAGGAGCGCTGTGCCCGCGTCTGGGGCACCACCTGCCCCCGCCACCCGCACATCCAG ATGGTGATGGAGAGTGGAGACTGGCTGGTTGGTGGAGACCTGCAGGTCCTGGAGAAGATCAAATGGAACGATGGGCTGGACCAGTACCGCCTGACCCCGCTGGCTCTCAAGCAGAAGTTCAGGGAAATGAATGCTG ACGCCGTCTTCGCCTTCCAGCTGCGCAACCCGGTGCACAACGGGCACGCGCTGCTGATGCAGGACACGCGGCGCCAGCTCCTGGAGAGGGGCTACAAGAAccccgtgctgctgctgcacccccTGGGCGGCTGGACCAAGGACGACGACGTCCCCCTGGAGTGGCGCATGAAGCAGCACGCGGCCGTGCTGGAGGAGCAAGTGCTGGACCCCAAGTCCACCATCGTGGCCATCTTCCCCTCTCCCATGCTCTACGCTGGCCCCACGGAG GTGCAGTGGCACTGCCGAGCCCGGATGGTGGCGGGGGCCAACTTCTACATCGTGGGGCGCGACCCGGCGGGGATGCCGCACCCCGACACCAAGCAGGACCTGTACGAGGCCACGCACGGCGGGAAGGTGCTGAGCATGGCCCCCGGCCTCACCTCCGTGGAGATCCTCCCCTTCAGGGTGGCTGCCTACAACAAGCTCAAAAGAGCCATGGATTTCTACGACCCCAAAAG GCACGATGATTTTGACTTCATCTCAGGAACACGCATGAGGAAGCTTGCTCGGGAAGGGGAGAACCCCCCGGACGGCTTCATGGCCCCCAAAGCCTGGAAAGTCCTCACCACCTACTACCAGTCACTGGAAAAAACGAATtaa
- the PAPSS2 gene encoding bifunctional 3'-phosphoadenosine 5'-phosphosulfate synthase 2 isoform X2, whose amino-acid sequence MSGREHTGSTNVVYQAHHVSRSKRGQVVGTRGGFRGCTVWLTGLSGAGKTTIGFALEEYLVAHGIPCYSLDGDNVRHGLNKNLGFSAQDREENIRRIAEVARLFADAGLVCITSFISPFTKDRLNARKIHEAAGLPFFEIFVDAPLNICESRDVKGLYKKARAGEIKGFTGIDSEYEKPKAPELVLKTNIASVSECIQQVVELLQAQNIVPQGSVKDVLELFVPEDKLSSVRAEAEKLPALEITKLDLQWVQVLGEGWATPLTGFMREAEYLQVLHFGTLLNDGVVNLSIPIVLPLSLEDKQRLEGSEALALSFQGRRVAVLRDPEFFAHRKEERCARVWGTTCPRHPHIQMVMESGDWLVGGDLQVLEKIKWNDGLDQYRLTPLALKQKFREMNADAVFAFQLRNPVHNGHALLMQDTRRQLLERGYKNPVLLLHPLGGWTKDDDVPLEWRMKQHAAVLEEQVLDPKSTIVAIFPSPMLYAGPTEVQWHCRARMVAGANFYIVGRDPAGMPHPDTKQDLYEATHGGKVLSMAPGLTSVEILPFRVAAYNKLKRAMDFYDPKRHDDFDFISGTRMRKLAREGENPPDGFMAPKAWKVLTTYYQSLEKTN is encoded by the exons GGATCCACCAACGTGGTTTACCAAGCCCATCATGTCAGCAGGAGTAAGAGAGGACAAGTTGTCGGCACCAGGGGAGGATTCCGAGGCTGCACGGTTTGGCTCACAG GCCTTTCTGGAGCTGGCAAGACAACCATTGGCTTTGCTCTGGAGGAGTACCTGGTGGCTCATGGCATCCCCTGCTACTCCCTGGACGGCGACAACGTCCGGCACGGCTTGAACAAGAACCTGGGCTTCTCCGCCCAGGACCGCGAGGAGAACATCCGGCGCATCGCCGAGGTGGCGCGGCTCTTCGCCGACGCGGGGCTCGTCTGCATCACCAGCTTCATCTCCCCCTTCACCAAG GATCGTCTGAACGCACGGAAAATTCATGAGGCAGCTGGACTACCTTTCTTTGAAATCTTTGTAGATGCTCCTCTAAATATTTGTGAAAGCAGAGATGTGAAGGGCCTGTACAAAAAGGCAAGAGCTGGAGAGATCAAAG GATTCACGGGGATTGACTCAGAGTACGAGAAACCCAAAGCTCCTGAGCTGGTGCTGAAAACAAACATTGCATCGGTGTCTGAGTGCATCCAGCAGGtcgtggagctcctgcaggcacAG aacatcgtgccccagggctcagtcaAGGATGTTCTGGAGCTCTTTGTGCCTGAGGATAAACTCAGCAGTGTCCGGGCTGAGGCAGAGAAGCTGCCAGCACTGGAGATCACTAAG CTGGATCTGCAGTGGGTGCAGGTGCTGGGCGAAGGCTGGGCCACTCCTCTGACAGGATTCATGCGGGAGGCAGAGTACCTGCAAGTGCTGCACTTTGGCACCCTGCTCAACG ATGGTGTGGTGAACCTGAGCATCCCCATCGTGCTGCCGCTGTCGTTGGAGGACAAGCAGCGGCTGGAGGGCAGCGAGGCGCTGGCACTCAGCTTCCAGGGCCGGCGGGTGGCTGTGCTGCGTGACCCCGAGTTCTTCGCGCACAGGAAGGAGGAGCGCTGTGCCCGCGTCTGGGGCACCACCTGCCCCCGCCACCCGCACATCCAG ATGGTGATGGAGAGTGGAGACTGGCTGGTTGGTGGAGACCTGCAGGTCCTGGAGAAGATCAAATGGAACGATGGGCTGGACCAGTACCGCCTGACCCCGCTGGCTCTCAAGCAGAAGTTCAGGGAAATGAATGCTG ACGCCGTCTTCGCCTTCCAGCTGCGCAACCCGGTGCACAACGGGCACGCGCTGCTGATGCAGGACACGCGGCGCCAGCTCCTGGAGAGGGGCTACAAGAAccccgtgctgctgctgcacccccTGGGCGGCTGGACCAAGGACGACGACGTCCCCCTGGAGTGGCGCATGAAGCAGCACGCGGCCGTGCTGGAGGAGCAAGTGCTGGACCCCAAGTCCACCATCGTGGCCATCTTCCCCTCTCCCATGCTCTACGCTGGCCCCACGGAG GTGCAGTGGCACTGCCGAGCCCGGATGGTGGCGGGGGCCAACTTCTACATCGTGGGGCGCGACCCGGCGGGGATGCCGCACCCCGACACCAAGCAGGACCTGTACGAGGCCACGCACGGCGGGAAGGTGCTGAGCATGGCCCCCGGCCTCACCTCCGTGGAGATCCTCCCCTTCAGGGTGGCTGCCTACAACAAGCTCAAAAGAGCCATGGATTTCTACGACCCCAAAAG GCACGATGATTTTGACTTCATCTCAGGAACACGCATGAGGAAGCTTGCTCGGGAAGGGGAGAACCCCCCGGACGGCTTCATGGCCCCCAAAGCCTGGAAAGTCCTCACCACCTACTACCAGTCACTGGAAAAAACGAATtaa
- the PAPSS2 gene encoding bifunctional 3'-phosphoadenosine 5'-phosphosulfate synthase 2 isoform X1: MSGREHTGSTNVVYQAHHVSRSKRGQVVGTRGGFRGCTVWLTGLSGAGKTTIGFALEEYLVAHGIPCYSLDGDNVRHGLNKNLGFSAQDREENIRRIAEVARLFADAGLVCITSFISPFTKDRLNARKIHEAAGLPFFEIFVDAPLNICESRDVKGLYKKARAGEIKGFTGIDSEYEKPKAPELVLKTNIASVSECIQQVVELLQAQNIVPQGSVKDVLELFVPEDKLSSVRAEAEKLPALEITKLDLQWVQVLGEGWATPLTGFMREAEYLQVLHFGTLLNGKRRLVADGVVNLSIPIVLPLSLEDKQRLEGSEALALSFQGRRVAVLRDPEFFAHRKEERCARVWGTTCPRHPHIQMVMESGDWLVGGDLQVLEKIKWNDGLDQYRLTPLALKQKFREMNADAVFAFQLRNPVHNGHALLMQDTRRQLLERGYKNPVLLLHPLGGWTKDDDVPLEWRMKQHAAVLEEQVLDPKSTIVAIFPSPMLYAGPTEVQWHCRARMVAGANFYIVGRDPAGMPHPDTKQDLYEATHGGKVLSMAPGLTSVEILPFRVAAYNKLKRAMDFYDPKRHDDFDFISGTRMRKLAREGENPPDGFMAPKAWKVLTTYYQSLEKTN; the protein is encoded by the exons GGATCCACCAACGTGGTTTACCAAGCCCATCATGTCAGCAGGAGTAAGAGAGGACAAGTTGTCGGCACCAGGGGAGGATTCCGAGGCTGCACGGTTTGGCTCACAG GCCTTTCTGGAGCTGGCAAGACAACCATTGGCTTTGCTCTGGAGGAGTACCTGGTGGCTCATGGCATCCCCTGCTACTCCCTGGACGGCGACAACGTCCGGCACGGCTTGAACAAGAACCTGGGCTTCTCCGCCCAGGACCGCGAGGAGAACATCCGGCGCATCGCCGAGGTGGCGCGGCTCTTCGCCGACGCGGGGCTCGTCTGCATCACCAGCTTCATCTCCCCCTTCACCAAG GATCGTCTGAACGCACGGAAAATTCATGAGGCAGCTGGACTACCTTTCTTTGAAATCTTTGTAGATGCTCCTCTAAATATTTGTGAAAGCAGAGATGTGAAGGGCCTGTACAAAAAGGCAAGAGCTGGAGAGATCAAAG GATTCACGGGGATTGACTCAGAGTACGAGAAACCCAAAGCTCCTGAGCTGGTGCTGAAAACAAACATTGCATCGGTGTCTGAGTGCATCCAGCAGGtcgtggagctcctgcaggcacAG aacatcgtgccccagggctcagtcaAGGATGTTCTGGAGCTCTTTGTGCCTGAGGATAAACTCAGCAGTGTCCGGGCTGAGGCAGAGAAGCTGCCAGCACTGGAGATCACTAAG CTGGATCTGCAGTGGGTGCAGGTGCTGGGCGAAGGCTGGGCCACTCCTCTGACAGGATTCATGCGGGAGGCAGAGTACCTGCAAGTGCTGCACTTTGGCACCCTGCTCAACG GAAAGAGGCGCTTGGTAGCTG ATGGTGTGGTGAACCTGAGCATCCCCATCGTGCTGCCGCTGTCGTTGGAGGACAAGCAGCGGCTGGAGGGCAGCGAGGCGCTGGCACTCAGCTTCCAGGGCCGGCGGGTGGCTGTGCTGCGTGACCCCGAGTTCTTCGCGCACAGGAAGGAGGAGCGCTGTGCCCGCGTCTGGGGCACCACCTGCCCCCGCCACCCGCACATCCAG ATGGTGATGGAGAGTGGAGACTGGCTGGTTGGTGGAGACCTGCAGGTCCTGGAGAAGATCAAATGGAACGATGGGCTGGACCAGTACCGCCTGACCCCGCTGGCTCTCAAGCAGAAGTTCAGGGAAATGAATGCTG ACGCCGTCTTCGCCTTCCAGCTGCGCAACCCGGTGCACAACGGGCACGCGCTGCTGATGCAGGACACGCGGCGCCAGCTCCTGGAGAGGGGCTACAAGAAccccgtgctgctgctgcacccccTGGGCGGCTGGACCAAGGACGACGACGTCCCCCTGGAGTGGCGCATGAAGCAGCACGCGGCCGTGCTGGAGGAGCAAGTGCTGGACCCCAAGTCCACCATCGTGGCCATCTTCCCCTCTCCCATGCTCTACGCTGGCCCCACGGAG GTGCAGTGGCACTGCCGAGCCCGGATGGTGGCGGGGGCCAACTTCTACATCGTGGGGCGCGACCCGGCGGGGATGCCGCACCCCGACACCAAGCAGGACCTGTACGAGGCCACGCACGGCGGGAAGGTGCTGAGCATGGCCCCCGGCCTCACCTCCGTGGAGATCCTCCCCTTCAGGGTGGCTGCCTACAACAAGCTCAAAAGAGCCATGGATTTCTACGACCCCAAAAG GCACGATGATTTTGACTTCATCTCAGGAACACGCATGAGGAAGCTTGCTCGGGAAGGGGAGAACCCCCCGGACGGCTTCATGGCCCCCAAAGCCTGGAAAGTCCTCACCACCTACTACCAGTCACTGGAAAAAACGAATtaa